A window of the Motacilla alba alba isolate MOTALB_02 chromosome 17, Motacilla_alba_V1.0_pri, whole genome shotgun sequence genome harbors these coding sequences:
- the SARDH gene encoding sarcosine dehydrogenase, mitochondrial gives MSSLSRACRVPLRLPAPWRSPRPFSNASGPTAKKSVPYQKTLQEEGRGSKEPSRPPPGSAQVVVVGGGSLGCQTTYHLAKMGLSDVLLLERDRLTSGTTWHTAGLLWQLRPSDVEVELLAHTRDVVSRDLPAETGLHTGWVENGGLFIASNKQRLDEYKRLMSLGKVYGVESHVLTPSQTKDLYPLMNTDDLYGTLYVPKDGTMDPAGTCSTLARAATARGATIIENCPVTGIQVRTDDFGVKRVHAVETAHGTIQTPCVVNCAGVWARALGRLAGVHVPLVAMHHAYVVTERIEGIQNMPNVRDHDASVYLRLQGDALSVGGYESNPIFWEEVSEKFAFGLFDLDWDVFMQHIEGAVNRVPVLEKTGIKSTVCGPESFTADHKPLMGEAPEVRGFFLGCGFNSAGMMLGGGCGRELAHWIIHGRPEKDMYGYDIRRFHHSLTDNNRWMRERSHESYAKNYSVVFPHDEPLAGRNVRKDPLHEELLRQGCVFQERHGWERPGWFSPGGAAPVLDYDYYGAYGHERHRDYTYNRLLGDEYTFDFPPHHDIIKKECLTCRNALALFDMSYFGKFYLVGPEATKAADWLFSADVSKAPGSTVYTCMLNGRGGVESDLTVSRISPGTPGSPLAPAFEGDGYYLAIGGAVAQHNWSHITTVLQDMKFQCKLLDCSEELGMMSIQGPLSRAVLQEVLDTDLSNEAFPFSTHKITTAAGCQVRAMRLSFVGEMGWELHVPRADCVKVYRAVMQAGARHGIANAGYRAIDSLSIEKGYRHWHADLRPDDTPLEAGLAFTCKLKSSIPFLGREAVEAQKAKGIFRRLVCFTTEQKVPMFGLEAVWRDGQVVGHIRRADFGFAIDKTIAYGYIRDPAGGPVSLDFVKSGSYELERMGVTFPARAHTKSPFDPDNKRVKGFY, from the exons ATGTCCTCCCTGAGCCGTGCCTGCCGGGTCCCCCTCCGCCTGCCAGCCCCCTGGAGAAGCCCCCGGCCCTTCAGCAACGCCTCGGGCCCCACGGCCAAGAAGAGCGTCCCGTACCAGAAGACgctgcaggaggagggcagagggagcaAAGAGCCCAGCCGGCCCCCGCCGGGCTCGGCgcaggtggtggtggtgggaggcggcagcctgggctgccagACCACCTATCACCTGGCCAAAATGGGGCTCAGCGACGTGCTGCTGCTCGAGAGGGACCGCCTGACCTCGGGCACCACCTGGCACACGGCGG GTCTCCTGTGGCAGCTGCGTCCCAGCGATGTGGAAGTGGAGCTGCTGGCGCACACCAGGGATGTGGTCAGCCGGGATCTGCCCGCCGAGACCGGGCTGCACACGGGCTGGGTGGAGAACGGGGGGCTCTTCATCGCCTCCAACAAGCAGCGCCTGGATGAGTACAAAAGGCTGATGTCG ctggggaaggtgTATGGTGTGGAGTCCCACGTGCTGACCCCGTCACAGACCAAGGACCTGTACCCCCTGATGAACACCGATGACCTCTATGGCACCCTGTACGTCCCCAAGGATGGCACCATGGACCCCGCTGGCACTTGCTCGACTCTGGccagagcagccactgccagaGGCGCCACG ATCATCGAGAACTGCCCGGTCACGGGCATCCAGGTGAGAACTGATGACTTTGGGGTGAAGAGGGTACATGCAGTGGAGACAGCCCACGGGACCATCCAGACCCCCTGCGTGGTGAACTGTGCAG GAGTGTGGGCACGGGCCCTGGGCCGGCTGGCGGGCGTGCACGTGCCGCTGGTGGCCATGCACCACGCTTACGTGGTGACCGAGCGCATCGAGGGCATCCAG AACATGCCAAACGTTCGTGATCATGACGCCTCGGTCTATCTGCGTCTCCAAGGCGATGCCCTCTCCGTGGGTGGATATGAGTCAAACCCCATCTTCTGGGAGGAG GTATctgaaaaatttgcttttggCCTCTTTGACCTGGACTGGGATGTTTTCATGCAACACATTGAAGGTGCTGTCAACAGAGTGCCAGTTCTGgagaaaacaggaataaaatccaCTGTCTGTGGGCCAG AGTCATTCACAGCTGACCACAAACCACTCATGGGAGAAGCTCCGGAAGTCCGAGGGTTCTTCCTCGGCTGCGGCTTCAACAGCGCCG GGATGATGCTGGgaggtggctgtggcagggaatTGGCTCACTGGATCATCCACGGCCGGCCGGAGAAGGACATGTACGGCTACGACATCAG GAGGTTTCACCACTCCCTGACCGACAACAACCGCTGGATGCGGGAGCGCAGCCACGAGTCCTACGCCAAGAACTATTCCGTGGTCTTCCCCCACGatgagcccctggcagggcgAAACGTGAGGAAGGACCCCCTGCACGAG gagctgctgcgcCAGGGCTGTGTTTTCCAGGAGAGGCATGGCTGGGAGAGACCTGGCTGGTTCAGCCCTGGGGGAGCCGCCCCG GTCCTGGACTATGATTACTACGGTGCCTACGGCCACGAGCGCCACAGGGACTACACCTACAACCGCCTGCTGGGGGATGAGTACACCTTCGACTTCCCCCCTCACCACGACATC ATCAAGAAGGAATGTCTGACGTGCAGGAACGCCCTGGCTCTCTTTGACATGTCTTATTTTGGGAAATTCTACCTGGTTGGACCTGAAGCTACGAAAGCAGCCGACTGGCTCTTCAGTGCTGATGTGAGCAAAGCTCCAG GCTCCACCGTGTACACCTGCATGCTGAACGGCCGGGGCGGCGTGGAGAGCGACCTGACCGTCAGCAGGATCAGCCCCGGGACTCCGGGCTCCCCCCTGGCCCCCGCTTTTGAAG GGGATGGCTACTACCTGGCTATCGGCGGGGCTGTGGCTCAGCACAACTGGTCCCACATCACCACCGTGCTGCAGGACATGAAATTCCAGTGCAAGCTCCTCGACTGCTCGGAGGAGCTGGGCATGATGAGCATCCAGGGCCCTCTGAG CCGCGCTGTCCTGCAGGAGGTGCTCGACACCGACCTCAGCAACGAGGCCTTCCCCTTCTCCACCCACAAAATCACCACGGCTGCAGGATGCCAG GTCCGTGCCATGAGGCTGTCGTTCGTGGGGGagatgggctgggagctgcacgTGCCCAGGGCCGACTGTGTGAAGGTTTATCGGGCGGTGATGCAGGCAGGAGCCCGGCACGGCATCGCCAACGCCGGCTACAGAGCCATCGACAGCCTCAGCATCGAGAAAG GCTACAGGCACTGGCACGCAGACCTGCGGCCCGATGACACCCCGCTGGAAGCAGGGCTGGCCTTCACCTGCAAGCTCAAGTCCAGCATCCCCTTCCTGGGCCGGGAGGCCGTGGAGGCACAGAAAGCCAAGGGCATCTTCCGCCGCCTCGTGTGCTTCACCACGGAGCA GAAGGTGCCCATGTTCGGCCTGGAGGCGGTCTGGAGGGACGGCCAGGTGGTCGGCCACATCCGCCGGGCAGATTTTGGGTTTGCCATCGACAAAACCATCGCCTACGGCTACATCCGAGACCCTGCAGGGGGCCCG GTTTCCCTGGATTTTGTGAAGAGTGGCAGCTACGAGCTGGAGAGGATGGGAGTGACCTTCCCGGCCCGAGCCCACACCAAATCCCCGTTCGACCCCGACAACAAACGTGTGAAGGGCTTTTACTGA